The following are from one region of the Syngnathus acus chromosome 10, fSynAcu1.2, whole genome shotgun sequence genome:
- the clcf1 gene encoding uncharacterized protein clcf1 translates to MTYCTVHQIHLVFLLAAATVATVSSSHSLASERSSIESTYELTKFLEYQLKEIKDVYLTYLGPPFNDKDFSPPRPNSTALSLPSAATRLELWQGLENQARLAQNQRAYSVLLAAVRELARSTLCPSLKTSLLHFCTGLDGLLGSISALMNTLGYALPEKKFGELQRRTGGDRPAPLISSSSYRSRTRMRTGRRGRGEREGGLSVDVKRGKARRRQEAADGGRSDESRQKARGEKRRGRREEPTVWKWDWEEEHPAVDTRRWGRSLLSVGEEAARESGSAVVKPAGEGYSYNLDFLHTDTLRKEDGAIVDGEKTFIVDFSSSHHQRRPRSLLPPTLHPPPSTFSLLYQLGPGEEHGLVPTPSTLSLHGGPSLLSASSSSSAVLLSVRPSMSDFARKVEGFWILRELQSWLWRSAKDFNRLKRRLRG, encoded by the exons ATGACATATTGCACAG TTCATCAAATCCACCTTGTGTTCTTATTGGCTGCTGCCACAGTCGCCACCGTGAGTTCTTCCCACAGCCTGGCCAGTGAGAGAAGTTCAATAGAGAGCACGTACGAGCTCACCAAATTTCTGGAATATCAGCTCAAGGAAATCAAAGATGTCTAC TTGACATACCTCGGCCCCCCGTTCAATGATAAAGACTTTTCGCCGCCGAGGCCCAATAGCACGGCTCTTTCCTTGCCCAGCGCCGCCACCCGCCTGGAGTTGTGGCAAGGCCTGGAGAACCAAGCCCGTCTGGCTCAGAACCAGAGGGCCTACTCAGTCCTGTTGGCGGCTGTGAGGGAGCTGGCCCGCTCCACCCTCTGCCCCTCCCTCAAGACTTCCCTGCTGCACTTCTGCACAGGCCTGGACGGCCTGTTGGGCTCCATATCGGCGCTGATGAACACTCTGGGCTATGCCCTTCCCGAAAAGAAGTTTGGTGAGCTTCAGAGGAGGACAGGGGGAGACCGCCCGGCACCTCTGATCAGCAGCAGCTCATACAGGTCCAGAACCAGGATGAGGACAGGGAGACGGGGCCGAGGGGAGAGAGAGGGCGGCCTCAGTGTGGATGTGAAGCGGGGGAAAGCGAGGAGGCGGCAGGAGGCGGCCGACGGAGGAAGGAGCGATGAATCGAGGCAGAAGGCAAGAGGAGAGAAgaggagagggaggagggaaGAACCGACCGTCTGGAAGTGGGACTGGGAAGAAGAGCATCCAGCGGTAGACACAAGAAGATGGGGGAGGAGCTTGTTGAGCGTTGGCGAGGAGGCAGCGAGGGAGTCCGGTTCCGCCGTCGTCAAGCCGGCCGGCGAGGGATACAGCTACAACCTGGACTTCCTTCACACGGACACGCTCAGGAAGGAGGACGGCGCCATTGTGGATGGAGAGAAGACCTTCATCGTGGACTTCTCCTCATCGCATCATCAACGCCGTCCTcgctccctcctccctcccacgCTGCATCCCCCTCCATCCACCTTCTCCCTTCTCTACCAGCTGGGGCCAGGCGAGGAGCACGGGCTCGTCCCCACGCCCTCAACGCTGTCTTTACACGGAGGCCCCTCGCTCCTCTCTGCCTCCTCGTCATCGTCGGCTGTGCTCCTCTCTGTGCGGCCGTCCATGAGCGACTTTGCCAGGAAGGTGGAAGGCTTTTGGATACTGCGCGAGCTGCAGAGCTGGTTGTGGCGTTCAGCGAAGGACTTTAACCGCCTTAAGAGGAGACTGAGAGGCTGA